From Coffea arabica cultivar ET-39 chromosome 10e, Coffea Arabica ET-39 HiFi, whole genome shotgun sequence, one genomic window encodes:
- the LOC140015348 gene encoding cytosolic Fe-S cluster assembly factor NBP35-like, protein MENGDYKDVPENANEHCPGTQSESAGKSDACKGCPNQEACATAPKGPDPDLVTIVERMATVKHKILVLSGKGGVGKSTFSAQLSYSLAAMDFQVGLLDIDICGPSIPKMLGLEGQEIHQSNLGWSPVYVESNLGVMSIGFMLPNPDEAVIWRGPRKNGLIKQFLKDVYWGELDFLVIDAPPGTSDEHISIVQFLQATGIDGAIVVTTPQQVSLIDVRKEVSFCKKVGLKVLGVVENMSGLCQPLSVFRFMRTTETGEQKDMTEWILSYMKEKAPEMLDVVAYTEIFDSSAGGAGRMCSEMGIPFLGKVPLDPQLCKAAEEGRSCFSDDKCRVSASALKMIIDKLLAQQMISRIEDGA, encoded by the exons ATGGAGAACGGAGACTACAAAGACGTCccagaaaatgcaaatgaaC ATTGTCCAGGGACCCAATCGGAGTCAGCGGGAAAATCTGATGCATGTAAAGGATGCCCTAATCAAGAAGCCTGTGCTACTGCTCCTAAAGGCCCCGACCCag ATTTGGTTACCATAGTAGAGCGAATGGCTACTGTAAAGCACAAGATACTGGTTTTATCTGGCAAGGGTGGTGTGGGCAAGAGTACATTCTCAGCTCAACTTTCTTATTCACTAGCAGCTATGGATTTTCAAGTGGGTCTACTTGATATAGATATTTGTGGACCAAGCATCCCAAAGATGCTTGGCCTTGAAGGACAAGAGATTCACCAAAGTAATCTTGGATGGTCTCCTGTTTATGTTGAGTCTAACCTTGGGGTCATGTCAATTGGATTTATGCTTCCCAACCCAGATGAGGCCGTCATATGGAGAGGTCCCCGCAAGAATGGCCTAATCAAGCAGTTCTTAAAGGACGTTTATTGGGGGGAGCTTGATTTTCTTGTGATTGATGCTCCACCTGGAACCTCGGATGAGCACATCTCAATTGTTCAATTTCTTCAAGCGACTGGAATAGATGGTGCTATTGTAGTCACTACTCCACAACAGGTATCTCTAATAGACGTCAGAAAAGAAGTGAGTTTCTGTAAGAAAGTCGGCCTAAAGGTTCTTGGTGTTGTTGAAAACATGAGTGGTCTGTGTCAACCATTGTCGGTGTTCAGATTCATGAGGACAACAGAAACAGGTGAACAAAAGGATATGACTGAGTGGATCCTATCATATATGAAGGAGAAAGCCCCAGAAATGCTGGATGTTGTCGCTTACACTGAAATATTCGATAGTAGTGCTGGAGGTGCTGGTAGAATGTGCAGTGAGATGGGCATCCCTTTTCTTGGAAAGGTTCCACTGGATCCTCAGCTATGCAAAGCAGCTGAAGAAGGAAGATCGTGCTTTTCCGACGATAAATGTCGGGTGAGTGCCTCTGCACTTAAAATGATCATCGATAAACTGTTGGCACAGCAAATGATTTCCAGAATAGAGGATGGCGCCTAG